One part of the Eptesicus fuscus isolate TK198812 chromosome 2, DD_ASM_mEF_20220401, whole genome shotgun sequence genome encodes these proteins:
- the IDUA gene encoding alpha-L-iduronidase isoform X2, with product MGSPSGHFTDFEDKQQVFEWKELVSLLARRYIDRYGLEQVSKWNFETWNEPDHKDFDNVSMTLQGFFNYYDACSEGLRAASPALRLGGPGDAFRPPPRSPLSWGLLAHCHRGANFFTGERGVRLDYIALHRKGAGSSIYILEQEKEVVQQIQQLFPKFADTPIYNDEADPLVGWSLPQPWRADVTYAALVVKVIAQHQDLLVANRSASTRYALLSNDNAFLSYHPHPFSQRTLTARFQVNDTRPPHVQLLRKPVLTAMGLLALLDGEQLWAQVSQAGAVLDANHTVGVLASAHRPSGPADAWRATVLVYASDDTRAHANRSAAVTLRLHGVPPGPGLVYVSLYLDNQRCSPHGEWQRLGRPVFPSPEQFRRLRAAEDPVATAPRPFPADGRLTLRRELPLPSLLLVHVCARPEEPPGQVTRLRALPLTRGQLLLVWSDERMGSKCVPVDLRGPVLPGWPGVCARQPEAVHLQPLRVQPRHGCRLWLLPGSSGGLLGPARPLLEPSAVPGGLCPVRALLSSDLAPVLTGGLDRHQLSVGCQICSPPRPVTHPLKVPSHTWALELTLVETPAGASLTCFPATHTPHPPRVPGWGAGGGAEALLFGGSLSSWGLWWHPGAAGPIPIPPSAHRGHPLPEAQLGSPCTSQVGTGWGPGCLAQTVASSRKGRPWAVPAPTDILVPCLGPEGD from the exons ATGGGCAGCCCCTCTGGACACTTCACCGACTTTGAAGACAAACAGCAGGTGTTTGAGTGGAAGGAACTGGTCTCCCTCCTGGCCAGGAGGTACATCG ATAGGTACGGCCTGGAGCAGGTTTCCAAGTGGAACTTCGAGACGTGGAATGAGCCGGACCACAAGGACTTCGACAACGTGTCCATGACTTTgcaag GCTTCTTCAACTACTACGACGCCTGCTCCGAGGGGCTGCGCGCGGCCAGCCCCGCTCTGCGCCTGGGCGGCCCTGGGGACGCCTTCCGCCCGCCCCCGCGCTCCCCGCTCAGCTGGGGGCTCCTGGCGCACTGCCACCGGGGCGCCAACTTCTTCACCGGGGAGCGGGGCGTGCGGCTGGACTACATCGCGCTCCACAGGAAG GGTGCGGGCAGCTCCATCTACATCctggagcaggagaaggaggtcGTGCAGCAGATACAGCAGCTGTTCCCCAAGTTCGCCGACACCCCCATTTACAACGACGAAGCCGACCCGCTGGTGGGCTGGTCCCTGCCGCAGCCGTGGCGGGCGGACGTGACCTACGCGGCCCTGGTGGTGAAG GTCATCGCGCAGCACCAGGACCTGCTGGTGGCCAACCGCAGCGCCTCCACCCGCTACGCGCTGCTGAGCAACGACAACGCCTTCCTGAGTTACCACCCGCACCCCTTCTCCCAGCGCACGCTCACCGCGCGCTTCCAGGTCAACGACACGCGCCCGCCCCACGTGCAGCTGCTGCGCAAGCCGGTGCTCACGGCCATggggctgctggccctgctgg ACGGCGAGCAGCTCTGGGCCCAAGTGTCGCAAGCTGGGGCGGTTTTGGACGCCAACCACACGGTGGGCGTCCTGGCCAGCGCCCACCGCCCCTCCGGCCCCGCCGACGCCTGGCGCGCCACGGTTCTGGTCTACGCGAGCGATGACACCCGCGCCCACGCCAACCGCAGCGCCGCGGTGACCCTGCGCCTGCACGGGGTgcccccgggcccgg GGCTCGTGTACGTCTCTCTCTACCTGGACAACCAGCGCTGCAGCCCCCACGGCGAGTGGCAGCGCCTCGGCCGGCCGGTCTTCCCCTCGCCAGAGCAGTTCCGGCGCCTGCGTGCGGCCGAG GACCCTGTGGCCACCGCGCCGCGCCCTTTCCCCGCCGACGGCCGCCTGACGCTGCGCCGCGAGCTCCCGCTGCCCTCGCTGCTGCTGGTGCACGTGTGCGCGCGCCCCGAGGAGCCCCCGGGCCAG GTGACTCGGCTCCGCGCTCTGCCCCTGACCCGTGGGCAGCTGCTCTTGGTCTGGTCGGATGAGCGCATGGGCTCCAAGTGC gtgcctgtggaCCTACGAGGTCCAGTTCTCCCCGGATGGCCAGGTGTTTGCGCCCGTCAGCCGGAAGCCGTCCACCTTCAACCTCTTCGTGTTCAGCCCAG ACACGGCTGTCGTCTCTGGCTCCTACCGGGTTCGAGCGGTGGACTActgggcccggccaggccccTTCTCGAACCCAGTGCGGTACCTGGAGGCCTTTGCCCCGTGAGGGCCCTGCTGTCCAGTGACTTGGCGCCTGTGCTGACCGGTGGGCTGGACCGGCACCAGCTGTCCGTTGGTTGTCAGATCTGTTCACCCCCCCGCCCGGTCACTCACCCCCTTAAAGTGCCTTCCCACACCTGGGCCTTGGAGTTGACCCTTGTGGAGACACCGGCTGGAGCAAGTCTCACTTGCTTCCCTGCCactcacaccccccaccccccgcgagTGCCAGGTTGGGGAGCAGGCGGAGGGGCCGAGGCACTGCTCTTCGGTGGTTCCCTGTCCAGCTGGGGTCTCTGGTGGCACCCAGGGGCAGCAggccccattcccatcccaccttcTGCCCACAGGGGGCACCCACTTCCTGAGGCCCAGCTGGGCTCTCCCTGCACCTCCCaggtggggacagggtggggtccaggctgcctggcaCAGACTGTGGCCAGCAGCAGAAAAGGCCGCCCGTGGGCTGTGCCCGCTCCCACGGACATCCTGGTTCCCTGTCTGGGCCCCGAGGGAGACTGA